DNA from Paludisphaera mucosa:
CCCGTTCCCCCTCCTTCATATGAAGCTGACGAAGTTGGAAGGGGGCTGAGGGCGGCGACGGATTTCGGCGGGCCAAGCCGCCTTGCCGGGTCGGGGCGTCGCGGTTAGAATCCCGGCCGCCCACGATCCCCGGAGCGCCGACGCGTCCCGGCGGGTCGGCCTCGGAGCGAGCCGGCGAGATGGGAGAGCCAAGGATGGTGAGATCCCCGAAGATGGGCCGTCGCGCGGCGGCGGGCCTGGCCCTGTCGGCCGTCTGCCTCGGCCTGGATACGGGCTGCGTGATCCGGCGGTACACGATCCGGTCGGAGCCCCCCGGCGCGCAGGTCATCGTCAACGACGAGGAGATCGGCCCGACGCCCGTCTCGAAGGCGTTCACCTTCTACGGCGACCGCGAGGTCACGCTCATCAAGGACGGCTTCGAGACCAAGACGGTCATCCAGCCGGTGCCGGCGCCCTGGTGGGACAACCTGCTCACCGAGTTCTTCTCCGAGAACCTGGTGCCGTTCACCCTGCGCGACGAGCGCGAGTTCAAGTTCGACCTGCAGCCGGCCCAGTCGCCCGCCTCCAACGAGCTCGAAGACCGCGCCAACGCCCTGCGCGCCGAGTCGCAGGCCCCCCCCACGCCCAGGCGTCGGGGCTTCCTCGCCTGGCTCGGGTTCGATTAAGCCGGCTTAGCCTCAAGTCGACGGGTCGCCGCATCCGATCAGGAAGATGCTGCGGGGACCGGGACCGCGTTCGCCGTCCTCAGGGATGTGGGGGTGGACTGAAGTGAGAGTGATGGCCGCCGCCGTTCAGATGCCGAGCGACCTGCTGGACCTCTCGGCCAACCTCCAGCGCGCCGACGGCCTGCTGCGAGAGGCCCGCGACGCCGGGGCCGAGCTGGTGGTGCTCCCCGAGCTGTTCAACACGGGGTACAGCCTCTGCCCCGACTTCGGCCCCCACAGCGAGACCCCCGACGGGCCGACGCTCTCCTACCTGCGCAGCCGCGCGCGGCAGTGGGGGATGCACATCGCCGCCGGCTACGTCGAGCGCGAGGGCCGGCACCTCTACGACGCGCTGGCCTTCTGCACGCCCGACGGCGAGCAGCACGTCTACCGCAAGCGGAACCTGGTCTTCTGGGAACGCTTCCGGTTCCACCCCGGCCGCCGGGCCCTGATCGTGCCGACCCCCTGGGGCCGCGTCGGCTTCGCCATCTGCGCCGACATGATCTACCGGCGGGTCTGGAAGGAGTACCGCGACCACATCGACGTCGCGGTCGTCTCGGCGGCCTGGCCCGAGTTCTCCGACCGCGGCACGGGCCGCAGCCACTGGCTGCTCGGCCGCGTCGGCCC
Protein-coding regions in this window:
- a CDS encoding PEGA domain-containing protein, coding for MVRSPKMGRRAAAGLALSAVCLGLDTGCVIRRYTIRSEPPGAQVIVNDEEIGPTPVSKAFTFYGDREVTLIKDGFETKTVIQPVPAPWWDNLLTEFFSENLVPFTLRDEREFKFDLQPAQSPASNELEDRANALRAESQAPPTPRRRGFLAWLGFD
- a CDS encoding carbon-nitrogen hydrolase family protein; the protein is MAAAVQMPSDLLDLSANLQRADGLLREARDAGAELVVLPELFNTGYSLCPDFGPHSETPDGPTLSYLRSRARQWGMHIAAGYVEREGRHLYDALAFCTPDGEQHVYRKRNLVFWERFRFHPGRRALIVPTPWGRVGFAICADMIYRRVWKEYRDHIDVAVVSAAWPEFSDRGTGRSHWLLGRVGPLCSDIPGRVAQDLGVPVVFANQCGETQTRIPLLHTTIHDRFAGLSSICDGRHGSPLRAGSDPALLLAPITIHPKRGLKSWLFTSPSARAAASSASAPS